In Rhodothermus marinus DSM 4252, a single genomic region encodes these proteins:
- the thiC gene encoding phosphomethylpyrimidine synthase ThiC, with product MIPKPPAAIRRVYVSGNRYPELRVPFKEVQLSPTRLPDGSLEPNDPVLLYDTRGPWGDPDFHGDIRQGLPPLRRPWIEARGDVEEYDGRPVQPIDDGYRSEEERRRAEQRGKLHRWPGPRRRPLRGKNGAAVTQMHYARQGIITPEMEFVAIRENQRRERLIELQKELGDRWSLAFQHPGQPWGAQIPPVITPEFVRDEVARGRAIIPCNVNHPECEPMIIGRNFLVKINANIGTSAVSSSIDEEVEKLLWAIYWGADTVMDLSTGKNIHETREWIIRNSPVPIGTVPIYQALEKVGGKPEELTWEIFRDTLIEQCEQGVDYMTIHAGVRLAYIPLTANRRTGIVSRGGSIIAKWCLAHHRENFLYTHFEEICEILRQYDVSISLGDGLRPGSIQDANDEAQFAELKTLGELTRIAWKYDVQVMIEGPGHIPMHLIKENVDRELEDCYEAPFYTLGPLVTDIAPAYDHITSAIGAAMIGWFGAAMLCYVTPKEHLGLPNKNDVREGVIAYKIAAHAADLAKGHPGAQYWDNALSKARFEFRWEDQFNLSLDPERAREYHDETLPAEGAKLAHFCSMCGPKFCSMKITEEIRAMAAEKGVDARQVIEEGLEEKAREFREKGAEIYTAP from the coding sequence ATGATTCCCAAGCCACCTGCTGCGATTCGGCGCGTGTACGTATCGGGCAACCGCTATCCGGAGCTGCGCGTCCCGTTCAAGGAGGTTCAGCTTTCGCCCACGCGCCTGCCGGACGGAAGCCTGGAGCCCAACGATCCGGTCCTGCTCTACGACACGCGCGGGCCGTGGGGCGATCCCGACTTCCACGGCGACATCCGCCAGGGCCTGCCGCCGCTGCGGCGTCCCTGGATCGAGGCCCGTGGCGACGTCGAGGAATACGACGGACGGCCGGTGCAGCCCATCGACGACGGCTATCGGAGCGAGGAAGAGCGTCGGCGTGCCGAGCAGCGCGGCAAGCTGCACCGCTGGCCCGGTCCGCGTCGGCGCCCGCTCCGCGGCAAAAACGGCGCGGCCGTCACACAAATGCACTATGCGCGCCAGGGTATCATCACGCCCGAGATGGAGTTTGTCGCCATCCGCGAAAACCAGCGGCGCGAGCGGCTCATCGAACTCCAGAAAGAGCTGGGCGACCGCTGGTCGCTTGCCTTCCAGCATCCGGGCCAACCCTGGGGCGCCCAGATTCCGCCCGTCATCACGCCCGAGTTCGTGCGCGACGAGGTGGCCCGCGGCCGCGCCATCATCCCGTGCAACGTCAACCACCCGGAGTGCGAGCCGATGATCATCGGCCGCAACTTCCTGGTCAAGATCAACGCAAACATCGGCACCTCGGCCGTCTCCAGCTCCATCGACGAGGAAGTCGAAAAGCTGCTGTGGGCCATCTACTGGGGCGCCGACACGGTAATGGACCTCTCGACGGGCAAAAACATCCACGAAACGCGCGAGTGGATCATCCGCAACAGTCCGGTGCCCATCGGAACGGTGCCCATTTACCAGGCGCTCGAAAAGGTGGGCGGCAAGCCCGAAGAGCTGACCTGGGAGATCTTCCGCGACACGCTCATCGAACAGTGCGAGCAGGGCGTCGACTACATGACGATCCATGCGGGCGTCCGGCTCGCCTACATCCCGCTGACGGCCAACCGGCGCACGGGCATCGTCTCGCGCGGCGGCTCGATCATCGCCAAATGGTGCCTGGCCCACCACAGGGAAAACTTCCTCTACACGCACTTTGAGGAAATCTGCGAGATTCTGCGTCAGTACGACGTGTCGATCAGTCTGGGCGACGGGCTGCGGCCCGGCTCCATCCAGGACGCCAACGACGAGGCCCAGTTTGCCGAGCTCAAGACGCTCGGCGAGCTGACCCGGATCGCCTGGAAGTACGACGTGCAGGTGATGATCGAAGGCCCCGGCCACATCCCCATGCATCTGATCAAGGAAAACGTGGACCGGGAGCTGGAAGACTGCTACGAGGCGCCGTTCTACACGCTCGGGCCGCTGGTGACCGACATCGCCCCGGCCTACGACCACATCACGTCGGCCATCGGCGCGGCAATGATCGGCTGGTTCGGCGCGGCCATGCTCTGCTACGTCACGCCCAAGGAGCACCTGGGCCTGCCCAACAAGAACGACGTGCGCGAGGGCGTGATCGCCTACAAGATCGCCGCGCACGCGGCCGACCTGGCCAAGGGGCACCCCGGCGCCCAGTACTGGGACAACGCGCTCTCGAAGGCCCGCTTCGAATTCCGCTGGGAGGACCAGTTCAACCTGTCGCTCGATCCGGAGCGGGCCCGCGAGTACCACGACGAAACGCTCCCGGCCGAAGGGGCCAAGCTGGCGCACTTCTGCTCGATGTGCGGGCCGAAGTTCTGCTCCATGAAGATCACCGAGGAAATCCGGGCGATGGCCGCCGAAAAAGGCGTCGATGCCCGCCAGGTGATCGAAGAAGGGCTGGAGGAAAAGGCCCGCGAGTTCCGCGAAAAAGGCGCCGAAATCTACACGGCCCCCTGA
- a CDS encoding DNA-directed RNA polymerase subunit omega translates to MALKTLDIDALAAKTGNLYETVAILSKRARQIATQMKQELDEKLSYFEGLGLEDDPRHQEEQRRISIEYELKPEPTEIAVEEFLRDEIYYRDASKERSEEEEELR, encoded by the coding sequence ATGGCCCTCAAAACCCTCGACATCGACGCACTGGCCGCCAAGACGGGCAACCTGTACGAGACGGTGGCCATCCTCTCGAAGCGTGCCCGTCAGATTGCCACCCAGATGAAGCAGGAGCTCGACGAAAAGCTTTCCTACTTCGAAGGGCTGGGACTGGAAGACGATCCGCGTCATCAGGAAGAGCAGCGGCGCATTTCCATTGAGTACGAACTGAAGCCCGAGCCCACGGAGATCGCCGTGGAGGAGTTTCTCCGGGACGAGATCTACTACCGCGACGCCTCGAAGGAGCGCTCCGAGGAAGAGGAAGAGCTTCGCTGA
- a CDS encoding MarC family protein: MNAYLETFLPLFVAINLPGILPFFIALTEGLSAADRRRLLVRAVATAFVVAVLILFAGQLIFETLGITLNDLRVGGGLILLVLSITDLVFADYRRRDPRDGADAADVGVVPLGIPLIIGPAAITTILVAQQTYGYLPTLVSLVANLLLVTAAFAAGPWVIRKLGPVAVRAIAKVASLFLAAIAVAMIRAGVAGMLAG, from the coding sequence GTGAACGCCTACTTAGAGACGTTTCTGCCGCTGTTCGTGGCGATCAATCTGCCCGGCATTCTGCCGTTTTTTATTGCGCTGACCGAAGGTCTTTCGGCGGCCGATCGGCGGCGGCTGCTCGTGCGGGCCGTGGCGACGGCCTTCGTGGTGGCCGTGCTCATTCTGTTTGCCGGGCAGCTCATCTTCGAGACGCTCGGGATCACGCTGAACGATCTCCGGGTGGGCGGCGGCCTGATTCTGCTCGTGCTCAGTATCACGGATCTGGTGTTTGCCGACTACCGGCGGCGCGATCCGCGCGACGGGGCCGACGCCGCCGACGTGGGCGTGGTGCCGCTGGGCATTCCGCTGATCATCGGGCCGGCCGCCATCACGACGATCCTGGTGGCGCAGCAGACCTACGGCTACCTGCCCACGCTCGTGTCGCTGGTGGCCAACCTGTTGCTGGTGACGGCGGCCTTTGCCGCGGGACCGTGGGTGATCCGAAAGCTGGGGCCGGTGGCCGTGCGGGCCATCGCGAAGGTCGCCAGCCTGTTTCTGGCCGCTATCGCCGTGGCAATGATCCGCGCCGGGGTGGCCGGTATGCTCGCCGGCTGA
- the uvrA gene encoding excinuclease ABC subunit UvrA: protein MQDCIVIRGAREHNLKNIDLDIPRERLVVITGLSGSGKSSLAFDTIYAEGQRRYLESLSAYARQFLGMLERPDVDFIDGLSPVIAIEQKTVSQNPRSTVGTVTEVYDFLRLLYARVATAYSHISGKPMRRQTDDEIINHILSFPEGTRLLILAPVVRGRKGHYRELFEQIARQGFERVRVDGELREITPGMKLDRYKTHDIEVVVDRIVVRPDIRPRVHDSVQIALGMGGGVLIAHVLNPDGMGTDHVFSRHLYCPEDGVSYDDPSPNTFSFNSPYGACPACNGLGTRLEIDPDLVIPDPSKSINEGGLAPLGRPRDVWIFSQLRAVAAAYGFDFDTPLGALTEEQRRVLLEGAGDREFEIEYRFKDRTLRYRHRFGGIYEYLHHLREHAGSVSQRRWAESFMREMTCQACGGARLKPESLAFRIGGKNIAELAHMDLVSLRRFLSELQFEGQKALIARPILKEILERLGFLIEVGVGYLTLDRPARTLSGGESQRIRLAAQLGSQLTGVLYVLDEPSIGLHPRDHHRLIDALKLLRDLGNSILVVEHDREMIEAADYVIDLGPGAGEHGGHVVAAGPPDRLEVRDGHVSLTAAYLKGARYIPVPRERRTGNGHRLVLYGARGHNLKGDPLVLPLGTFICVTGVSGSGKSSLINQTLYPILARHFHNARLVPLPYERIEGLEHLDKVIDIDQKPIGRTPRSNPATYTGLFSHIRDLFARLPEAQLRGYKPGRFSFNVKGGRCETCKGAGVVKLEMNFLPDVHVTCETCRGRRYNAETLEVRYRGKSIADVLEMTVDEALAFFENMPRIARKLRTLQAVGLGYIRLGQPATTLSGGEAQRIKLARELSRPGTGNTLYILDEPTTGLHFEDIRHLLAVLRALVRKGNTVLVIEHNLDVIKVADHVIELGPEGGDAGGHILFAGTPEELAAQDTHTGRFLRKELARAAALADGADEELIDLDQLVTDEETPEEEIEDELLDEEE from the coding sequence ATGCAGGACTGCATTGTCATCCGAGGCGCACGCGAGCACAACCTCAAAAACATCGACCTGGACATCCCCCGGGAGCGCCTGGTGGTGATCACCGGCCTTTCGGGCTCGGGCAAGTCGAGCCTGGCCTTCGACACGATCTACGCCGAAGGCCAGCGGCGCTACCTGGAGAGCCTTTCGGCCTACGCCCGCCAGTTTCTGGGCATGCTCGAGCGGCCCGACGTGGACTTCATCGACGGGCTGTCGCCCGTCATCGCCATCGAGCAGAAGACGGTCAGCCAGAACCCGCGCTCGACGGTCGGCACCGTCACCGAGGTGTACGATTTTCTGCGGCTGCTCTATGCCCGCGTCGCCACGGCCTACTCGCACATCTCGGGCAAGCCCATGCGCCGCCAGACCGACGACGAAATCATCAACCACATCCTGAGTTTTCCGGAAGGCACCCGGCTGCTGATCCTGGCGCCGGTGGTGCGCGGCCGCAAAGGGCACTACCGGGAGCTGTTCGAGCAGATCGCCCGCCAGGGCTTCGAGCGCGTGCGCGTCGACGGCGAGCTGCGGGAAATCACGCCGGGCATGAAGCTTGACCGCTACAAGACGCACGACATCGAAGTCGTCGTCGACCGGATCGTGGTGCGGCCCGACATCCGGCCGCGCGTGCACGATTCGGTCCAGATCGCCCTCGGCATGGGCGGCGGCGTGCTCATCGCCCACGTGCTCAACCCCGACGGCATGGGCACCGACCACGTCTTCAGCCGCCACCTCTACTGCCCCGAAGACGGCGTCTCCTACGACGATCCCTCGCCGAACACGTTCTCGTTCAACTCGCCCTACGGCGCCTGTCCGGCCTGCAACGGCCTGGGCACCCGGCTGGAAATCGACCCGGATCTGGTCATCCCCGACCCGTCGAAGTCGATCAACGAAGGAGGACTGGCGCCGCTGGGCAGGCCGCGCGACGTCTGGATCTTCAGCCAGCTCCGCGCCGTGGCCGCGGCCTACGGGTTCGACTTCGACACGCCGCTGGGCGCGCTCACCGAGGAGCAGCGGCGCGTGCTGCTGGAAGGCGCCGGCGACCGTGAGTTCGAGATCGAATACCGCTTCAAGGATCGCACGCTGCGCTACCGCCACCGCTTCGGCGGCATTTACGAATACCTGCACCACCTGCGCGAGCATGCCGGGTCGGTCTCCCAGCGGCGCTGGGCCGAGTCGTTCATGCGCGAGATGACCTGCCAGGCCTGCGGCGGCGCCCGCCTGAAGCCCGAAAGCCTGGCCTTCCGCATCGGCGGCAAGAACATCGCCGAGCTGGCGCACATGGACCTGGTCTCGCTGCGGCGCTTTCTGTCGGAGCTGCAGTTCGAGGGCCAGAAGGCGCTCATCGCCCGTCCCATTCTCAAGGAAATTCTGGAGCGGCTCGGCTTTCTGATCGAAGTCGGCGTGGGCTATCTGACGCTGGACCGTCCGGCGCGCACGCTCTCGGGTGGCGAAAGCCAGCGCATCCGGCTGGCCGCCCAGCTCGGCTCGCAGCTGACCGGCGTGCTCTACGTGCTCGACGAGCCCTCGATCGGCCTGCACCCCCGCGACCATCACCGGCTCATCGACGCGCTCAAGCTGCTGCGCGATCTGGGCAACTCGATCCTCGTCGTCGAGCACGACCGCGAGATGATCGAGGCGGCCGACTACGTGATCGATCTGGGTCCGGGCGCGGGCGAACACGGCGGCCATGTGGTGGCGGCGGGACCGCCCGACCGCCTGGAGGTGCGCGACGGCCACGTCAGCCTGACGGCCGCCTACCTGAAGGGTGCGCGCTACATCCCGGTACCCCGCGAGCGGCGCACCGGCAACGGCCACCGGCTCGTGCTCTACGGCGCCCGCGGCCACAACCTGAAGGGCGATCCGCTCGTGCTGCCGCTGGGCACCTTCATCTGCGTGACGGGCGTTTCGGGCTCGGGTAAGTCGAGCCTGATCAACCAGACGCTCTACCCGATCCTGGCCCGCCACTTCCACAACGCCCGCCTGGTGCCGCTGCCTTACGAGCGCATCGAGGGGCTCGAGCATCTGGACAAGGTGATCGACATCGACCAGAAGCCCATCGGCCGCACGCCCCGCTCGAATCCGGCCACCTACACGGGACTGTTCAGCCATATCCGCGACCTGTTCGCCCGGCTTCCCGAAGCCCAGCTCCGCGGCTACAAGCCCGGCCGGTTCTCCTTCAACGTAAAGGGCGGGCGCTGCGAGACCTGCAAGGGCGCCGGCGTGGTGAAGCTGGAGATGAACTTCCTGCCGGACGTGCACGTGACCTGCGAGACCTGCAGGGGCCGCCGTTACAACGCCGAAACGCTGGAAGTCCGCTATCGGGGCAAGAGCATCGCCGACGTGCTGGAGATGACCGTGGACGAGGCGCTGGCGTTCTTCGAAAACATGCCGCGCATCGCCCGCAAGCTGCGCACGCTGCAGGCCGTCGGGCTCGGCTACATCCGGCTGGGCCAGCCCGCCACCACGCTGTCGGGCGGCGAGGCCCAGCGTATCAAGCTGGCCCGCGAGCTGTCACGTCCCGGTACCGGCAACACGCTCTACATCCTGGACGAACCCACCACCGGCTTGCACTTCGAGGACATCCGGCATCTGCTGGCCGTGCTCCGGGCGCTCGTACGCAAAGGCAACACGGTGCTGGTGATCGAGCACAACCTCGACGTGATCAAGGTGGCCGACCATGTGATCGAGCTGGGACCCGAAGGCGGCGACGCCGGCGGCCACATCCTGTTTGCGGGCACGCCCGAAGAGCTGGCGGCTCAGGACACGCACACCGGCCGCTTCCTGCGCAAAGAGCTGGCCCGCGCGGCCGCGCTCGCCGACGGCGCCGACGAGGAACTCATCGACCTCGACCAGCTCGTCACCGACGAAGAAACGCCCGAAGAAGAAATCGAAGACGAACTGCTCGACGAAGAGGAATAA
- the dgt gene encoding dGTP triphosphohydrolase, with protein MLDWKKLLSTRRKGKEDEEWTSYRPPFLRDFDRIVFSNPFRRLQDKTQVFPLIAHDHVHNRLTHSLETASVRRSLGIIAWQCVQEKVEKIGEISDRDIGDIVSAAALAHDIGNPPFGHLGERAIGEWFEENEERVRRVVEFGNDKQEWILCELKKFEGNAYGFHLLLNDKSLRLTYATLGAFTKYPYDALIAKNNDLKKYGYFCLDADDFENIMTTLCLRRKENGVYMRHPLSYLVEAADDICYLILDLEDGIRMDIFRDEEKEIFDVMEKILFKFNEMIGEGRFCCDLINRKSYYKMEEYKKLNKNEKIAVYRARVIDALVHDVADVFVRNYNEIMNGVFDSSLIDKSSFCCELEEIRKWEKESIYQERHVIAKELSGYRIVRELVDIFFSSLFERKNSYEDRFWKLFRKRISGLENKEHFSKNYDSLLKVIGYVAGMTDSFALTTYRYLKGIEVPEYIP; from the coding sequence ATGCTCGATTGGAAGAAATTACTTAGCACTAGAAGAAAAGGAAAAGAAGACGAAGAATGGACTTCTTATCGTCCTCCTTTTCTGAGAGATTTTGATCGAATAGTATTCAGCAATCCTTTTCGAAGGCTTCAGGATAAAACCCAGGTCTTTCCTTTAATCGCTCATGATCATGTTCATAACAGATTAACTCACAGTTTGGAGACTGCTTCTGTTAGACGCTCGCTAGGAATTATAGCATGGCAGTGTGTACAAGAAAAAGTTGAAAAAATAGGAGAAATATCTGATAGAGATATCGGAGACATTGTCTCTGCTGCTGCTCTTGCTCATGATATTGGCAATCCTCCTTTTGGACATCTGGGTGAACGTGCGATAGGAGAATGGTTTGAGGAAAATGAAGAGAGAGTAAGGAGGGTTGTCGAATTTGGTAATGATAAACAAGAATGGATTTTGTGTGAGTTAAAAAAGTTTGAAGGCAATGCATATGGATTTCATTTGCTGTTGAATGATAAGAGTCTAAGGTTGACTTATGCAACTTTGGGTGCATTTACAAAATACCCTTACGACGCTTTGATTGCTAAGAATAATGATTTGAAGAAGTATGGATATTTTTGTCTGGATGCAGATGATTTTGAAAATATTATGACCACTCTATGCTTACGTAGAAAAGAAAATGGTGTTTATATGCGACATCCCCTGTCATATTTGGTGGAAGCTGCAGATGATATATGTTATTTGATTCTGGATTTAGAAGATGGGATAAGGATGGATATCTTTAGAGATGAAGAAAAAGAAATTTTTGATGTAATGGAAAAAATATTATTTAAATTTAATGAAATGATTGGAGAAGGAAGATTCTGTTGTGATCTAATCAATAGAAAGAGTTATTATAAAATGGAAGAATATAAAAAGTTGAACAAAAATGAAAAAATTGCGGTGTATAGGGCTCGCGTAATTGACGCTCTAGTTCATGATGTGGCTGATGTGTTTGTTAGAAATTACAATGAAATAATGAATGGGGTTTTTGATTCTTCTCTTATTGATAAGAGTAGCTTTTGCTGTGAATTAGAGGAAATAAGAAAATGGGAAAAAGAATCTATATATCAAGAACGTCATGTTATAGCAAAAGAATTATCCGGATATAGAATTGTGAGAGAGTTAGTAGATATTTTCTTTTCTTCGCTGTTTGAAAGGAAAAATTCTTATGAGGATAGATTTTGGAAATTGTTTCGTAAAAGAATTTCAGGTCTTGAAAATAAAGAGCATTTTTCAAAAAATTATGATTCTTTGCTAAAGGTAATTGGTTATGTTGCAGGTATGACAGATTCTTTTGCATTAACAACTTATCGTTACCTGAAGGGTATTGAAGTCCCAGAATACATTCCGTGA
- a CDS encoding DUF4405 domain-containing protein, with protein MKQVQRNFVVDLAAFVAFVLLTTTGVLLRYILPPGSGRFTTLWGLDRHTWGQIHFWIALILLGILAIHLVLHWKWIVCMVKGRPTEGSGWRMALAVVGLIGLLGLAVAPLLSPVERKELPAGQRGVAATEQRETVVPLVTGAMRLEDVARRLEVPVPTLLRTLGLPEDIPPETRLSQLRRRYGLTLREVRRRLQTLITTRADSLKP; from the coding sequence ATGAAACAGGTACAACGCAACTTCGTGGTGGACCTTGCGGCATTCGTCGCATTTGTGCTGCTGACGACCACCGGTGTACTGCTTCGCTACATCCTGCCGCCGGGATCCGGCCGCTTTACCACACTCTGGGGACTGGACCGCCACACATGGGGCCAGATTCATTTCTGGATCGCGCTGATTCTGCTGGGAATTCTAGCGATCCATCTGGTGCTGCACTGGAAGTGGATCGTCTGTATGGTGAAAGGACGGCCCACGGAGGGCTCTGGCTGGCGGATGGCGCTGGCCGTTGTGGGACTGATCGGATTGCTCGGCCTTGCCGTCGCTCCATTGCTCAGCCCGGTTGAACGCAAAGAACTCCCGGCGGGGCAAAGGGGCGTAGCCGCTACCGAACAGCGCGAAACCGTTGTGCCACTCGTCACCGGCGCCATGCGCCTGGAGGATGTCGCCCGAAGGCTGGAAGTGCCGGTCCCGACGCTGTTGCGTACGCTGGGGCTGCCTGAGGACATTCCTCCCGAAACACGATTGAGCCAACTGCGCCGGCGATATGGTCTGACGCTGCGCGAGGTGCGTCGGAGGCTCCAGACCCTGATCACGACGCGGGCCGATTCGTTGAAGCCGTAG